In Agrobacterium sp. RAC06, a single window of DNA contains:
- a CDS encoding Crp/Fnr family transcriptional regulator, producing MKANATTGSALPLPATTLPTLRGCAIFAGLTPEEDREWLLRCHSRTLSAGESLVDFEDMSKDVFIVQTGEIRAVLRFSVGKEAILGSFKRGDILGEQSAIDDMARSASLMAVSDATVTVIPCIVFLDILRQRSDVALALLQLLSKRIRAMNDRLSELSFLDTKHRLYNTLLRLSRVRNDGGRERIISPPLVHAELAEHIGASRETVSREMSRLAREQLVERTSRAIVLKNPVELSRRISRALEG from the coding sequence ATGAAAGCAAACGCTACGACAGGCTCCGCCCTGCCGCTTCCGGCAACAACGCTTCCGACACTGCGCGGATGTGCGATTTTTGCTGGTCTCACGCCGGAAGAGGACCGCGAATGGCTTTTGCGCTGCCATTCTCGTACGCTGAGTGCCGGCGAAAGTCTGGTCGACTTCGAGGATATGTCCAAGGATGTCTTCATCGTCCAGACGGGAGAGATCCGCGCCGTGCTGCGTTTCTCCGTCGGTAAGGAGGCCATTCTCGGCAGCTTCAAGCGCGGCGACATCCTCGGCGAACAGTCCGCCATCGATGACATGGCCCGTTCCGCAAGCCTCATGGCCGTTAGCGACGCAACGGTGACCGTGATCCCCTGCATCGTCTTTCTCGACATTCTGCGGCAGAGGTCTGATGTCGCGCTGGCGCTGCTGCAGCTTCTTTCGAAGCGTATCAGGGCGATGAACGATCGCCTGTCGGAACTCTCGTTCCTCGACACCAAGCATCGCCTCTACAACACACTGCTCAGGCTTTCGCGCGTGCGCAACGACGGTGGTCGCGAACGCATCATTTCGCCGCCGCTGGTGCATGCGGAACTGGCAGAACATATCGGCGCTAGCCGAGAGACGGTGTCGCGCGAGATGTCGAGGCTGGCGCGCGAACAGCTGGTGGAGCGCACCAGCCGCGCCATCGTTCTGAAGAACCCCGTGGAACTGTCCCGAAGGATCTCGCGCGCCCTCGAGGGCTGA
- a CDS encoding RbsD/FucU family protein: protein MLKGIDPLLSPELLATLRAMGHGDEIAIVDGNYPALEHARRLVRLDGHHLVPVLNAILSVMPIDDFVPEAIFRSVVGGRPDQVDPVHQEIIDCCAKHEPKVPVTKLIGADFYNRVKAAHTVVQTGEPRLYANVILRKGVIYP from the coding sequence ATGCTGAAGGGCATTGACCCCCTCCTAAGCCCCGAACTTCTCGCCACCCTCCGCGCCATGGGCCATGGCGACGAGATCGCCATCGTTGACGGCAACTACCCTGCGCTCGAACATGCGCGGCGCCTGGTACGCCTCGACGGGCATCACCTCGTGCCCGTGCTGAACGCGATCCTCAGCGTGATGCCGATCGACGATTTCGTGCCGGAGGCGATCTTTCGGTCTGTCGTCGGCGGGAGGCCGGACCAGGTCGATCCGGTGCACCAGGAGATCATCGACTGCTGCGCAAAGCATGAGCCGAAAGTACCCGTGACGAAGCTGATCGGTGCGGATTTCTACAACCGGGTCAAGGCCGCCCATACCGTCGTGCAGACGGGTGAGCCGCGCCTCTACGCCAATGTGATCCTGCGCAAGGGCGTGATCTACCCCTGA